The following is a genomic window from Thermoproteales archaeon.
TTCGTCAACCTGGGCTGTGCTTAACTTCTCCGGTGGTCCATAATCAGCTACCACGTTAAAGCCAAGCCAGGATACGAATCCCTTAACCCACGTCATGCACACAACGTTAACTTTGTCAGCCTCTATCTCAGCAGCCTCTGCTTTTAGTTCATTGGCTGTTTTATCTATAGCTGCTAGACACTTCTCGAGCCTGCTACTTACGTCAATTCCTAAATACTCTTGAAGACAATTTGCGACGGCTTCATATTTTTCTTTTAAATAATCGGGAGTATTCCATGGGCCTCCAATCTTAACCACGTGAGCTTTAGTACCTGAAGCCTCTACTAGAGAGTTTATCCAAGGCTCGAAGCCGTGATAGAGCACGAGCTGAGCCTTAGCCATAGTTTCGACGTCGCCAGGCTTTATATCGTAGTGTGCAGGACATACTGAGGGAGTAACTATCATTACCGCTTCAACAGAGTCGCCCGCTAAGTCTTTTACAATGCTGTAAAGAACGCTGGTTGTGCAAACCACTATTGGCTTTTCTGTTTGAGGTTCGCATAGTGTATGTTGTGCGGTGATAGCTAGTATAAATATTAGTAATAACATAAAAAAGGTTATAAACTTGTATGAACTACGCATATTTTCACCTAAATTATGTATTACTTTTTATATATAATGTAATACCATAAAAGTTAATATTAAACTTTACTATGAATAGTCTGCTATAGCCTTTTTTTAAATCAAACAGTTTAAGAGTTCCATCGAACAAGATTCCCACTTGTTCGATAAAATAATAATGTTTATATGGGCTTTTTCTTGGCGCAGAGAAGGAACAAGGTCATGCTTATAGCTATGTATGCTATAGATGTGTAAACAAAAGCTAAGAGCAGATATTTTATAGAAAATAGAATAACGAACGTTACAACCATAAGCAAAGCGTAGTAAGCCAGGTAGATCATGCCGCGGTAGAAACGTGACATGGAAGCTTCCGTCCAATCCGAAGGGGCTTCAGGAAGATGCCAAACCGTTAAAGATGAAATAGCTATACTTGTTGTTAAGGAAGCTAAAACGACAAATAACGTGTTGGCTATTGCCTGTGATATTTCAACTGCGAGGTAAAGGTTTAATGCAAGTATTATTGCAGCGCCGGGCAGAGCTAACAAGTATGCCTCAGCGGCTTTCACGAGAGCAAGCTTTCTCCTGGTCAAGGGTAGCATGTAGAGAACGCGAGCACCAGAACTTTCTATGTAAAATAATAAACTTACGATAGTTCCGGAAAAGAATCCGAAAATAATGCTTGGCATTACGAGGAGAAAGTTTGGGGCTTCTCCGGGGTTTTTCGATATGAGAGTAGGGAGAAATATCATTATGGGCAAAATGAGCATGTATAAGACGTTTGCCAGCCTCCTAGGTTCTCTGCCTAAAAGCTTAAAATCTTTCACCATGAACCCTACGAGAAACCCTCGTGATT
Proteins encoded in this region:
- a CDS encoding zinc ABC transporter substrate-binding protein, producing the protein MRSSYKFITFFMLLLIFILAITAQHTLCEPQTEKPIVVCTTSVLYSIVKDLAGDSVEAVMIVTPSVCPAHYDIKPGDVETMAKAQLVLYHGFEPWINSLVEASGTKAHVVKIGGPWNTPDYLKEKYEAVANCLQEYLGIDVSSRLEKCLAAIDKTANELKAEAAEIEADKVNVVCMTWVKGFVSWLGFNVVADYGPPEKLSTAQVDELIQKSRDGGAILVIDNLQSGTRFGEYLSSELGLVHVVLTNFPYTEPELVNCTMVMERNAKALFDAVSTYKHGVAAVKLESELSLWKTISFALVAIALIEGFAIAFLWRKLGK